The following nucleotide sequence is from Lysobacter panacisoli.
CGCGGCCGCCGCGCTCGCCCGCGAACAGGCCCAGCAGGTGCCGGGTAATGTGTTTGAGGTAGACGCCGCGCGCGAGCTGCGACTCGACATAGGGACGCAGCGCGCGCAGCAGTTCGCCGCGGCTGCGCAGTTCGCCACCGAACCAGGCCACGTCGAGCCGGTGCAGCAGGTACGGATCGTGGTACGCGGCGCGACCGAGCATCGCGCCGTCGGTGTGGTCCAGGTGCGCGGTCGCCTCGTCCTGCATGGCGATGCCGCCGTTGACGACGATCTGCAGCTGCGGACGTTCGTGCTTGAGCCGGTACGCCCAGTCGTAGCGCAGCGGCGGCACTTCGCGGTTCTCCTTCGGCGACAGACCCTGCAGCCACGCGTTGCGCGCGTGGATCACGAACATGCCGCAGCCGGCCTGCGCAACGGTGTCGATGAAATGCGCGAAGCGATCCCAGTCGTGGTCGTCGTCGACGCCGAGCCGGCACTTCACCGTGACCGGCACGTCGCAGCCTTCGACCATCGCCGCGACGCTCTCCGCCACCAGCGTCGGTTCGCGCATCAGGCATGCGCCGAAACGCCCGGCCTGCACGCGATCGGACGGACAACCGCAGTTGAGGTTGACCTCGTCGAAGCCGTGTTCGGCACCGATGCGTGCCGCCTGCGCGAGCAACTCCGGCTCGCTGCCTCCGAGCTGCAACGCGACCGGATGCTCCACCGCATCCATCGCCAGCAGCCGATCGCGATCGCCGTGGATCACTGCATTGGCATGCACCATCTCCGTGTACAGCCGCGCATGCGGCGCAAGCAGCCGATGGAACACGCGGCAATGCGTGTCAGTCCAGTCCATCATCGGCGCAACCGACAGCTTGATGGTCTGCGGATCCAACGTTTTTTGTTTATCTACGGTCACTTGTCCCAGCAGCGCGGCGTTCGATGGCGGGCCATTGTCCGCCGAAAAGGGCGAGCGCCCAAGTAGCGGATCGGACAAGGTCCGCGAAAGGCCGGCCGGGCCGATGCCCCCCGCCTCCCGCTTGGTCGCATCGCCCAGGGCTTACGGAGCCGACTTCTCGACGAGGATGCTGACCTCGACGCGACGGTTCGGAAGCAGGCACTCGCGGAGCTTGTCGCCTCCCAGCCCATCGCACGCCTGTACCTGCTCCGTGTCGCCCCGCCACTCATAGGAAATGATGTCGGCGGGGATGCCCTGGGTAATCAGGTAATCGCGCACGGCCTTCGCGCGCCGCTCCGACAGCGCCTGGTTGTACTGCCGCGTCGGCCCTTGCAGGCGATCGGCGTGCCCGATGAGCCGGATCGAGGTGATGCGCAGGTTCTCGTCCTTCGCCCGCTGCAAGGCCTTGGTCAGCACGGCTTTCGATTCGCCGCGCACCCGACTCATCGTGTCGCGATCGAAATCGAACAGCAGGTTCGCCGTCAGCGTCATGTTCTGCGGCTCCGGCGTGCAGTTGCGCGCCAACGACTCGGCCTCGTTGGTCAGGTCCTCAGCCATCTGGATGTACGGTTTCGCGTGGCGCCACTGCTGCTGGTTGAACTCGTTGCCGGCGTGCACCAGTTCGACCTCACCACAGGCCACGGCCTGCTGGGCGCACTCGAATCCGGGCGTGCCGTGGATCGCACCCAACCGCTTCCACAAGTCCTCGCGCAGGCGGCGGGCATTGTTCACCAGAGGCGTGTCGTTCGACGGCTCGGCGCCCTGCTCCATCGCGCCGATCAGCTGCGCCGACTGGTCCAGCGCATCCTGCGGGAAGTCGCTTCGATCGTTGCGCGAATACTCATGGAAAGACACGTCTAGCCAGCATTGCGCCTTGGCGAGATGGTAATCGCGCACCGGACGCCCACCGTCGTTGAGCGCCTGTATGCGGTCCTGCGTGGCCTGGTAGGTGGAATGGTCGGCGTAGAGCGCCTCATCGGTGATGCGCTGCTCCTGCGGTGCCAGCTGCGCGCTGGCATCGCGCGCCTCCTGTGCCCAGAGCGGCGCGGTGCAGGCCAGGAGCAAACCGATGAACAGTCGCGTGCGGAGGGATGTCATGTCCGGTGTCCTCACTTCTGCGCCGGCTTGCGGTAACGGTCGTCGTCGCGTTGGAACAGGTTCTCGTCGAACTTGAAGCGCAGCCGTATGAAGGCGCCTTCGTCGGTGTATTCGTAGCCGGTCAGGTCGGGGTCGCCTTCGAAGCCGACGAAGTTGTAGCCCACCGACAGCCACAGGTTCTGTCTCAGCAGGCGGCCGATCTCGACGCCATAGGCGTACTGGTTGGCGTCGTAGTCGCCCTGGAAAGTGGATGCGAGCACGCCGACGTCCCAGTTCTCCGTGATGTCGTAGACCACGCGGCCCGACACCAGGACGCCACGGAAGCGGTCGTCCACGCGTCCGCCGTCGTTGTAGCTGAATCGGTCTTCCTGCCACTTCGCCGCGACGCGACCGGTCAG
It contains:
- the dusA gene encoding tRNA dihydrouridine(20/20a) synthase DusA — its product is MDPQTIKLSVAPMMDWTDTHCRVFHRLLAPHARLYTEMVHANAVIHGDRDRLLAMDAVEHPVALQLGGSEPELLAQAARIGAEHGFDEVNLNCGCPSDRVQAGRFGACLMREPTLVAESVAAMVEGCDVPVTVKCRLGVDDDHDWDRFAHFIDTVAQAGCGMFVIHARNAWLQGLSPKENREVPPLRYDWAYRLKHERPQLQIVVNGGIAMQDEATAHLDHTDGAMLGRAAYHDPYLLHRLDVAWFGGELRSRGELLRALRPYVESQLARGVYLKHITRHLLGLFAGERGGRAFRQVLSEGAHKPGADWSLIEEALAITESFAGERVDAA
- a CDS encoding OmpA family protein, with translation MTSLRTRLFIGLLLACTAPLWAQEARDASAQLAPQEQRITDEALYADHSTYQATQDRIQALNDGGRPVRDYHLAKAQCWLDVSFHEYSRNDRSDFPQDALDQSAQLIGAMEQGAEPSNDTPLVNNARRLREDLWKRLGAIHGTPGFECAQQAVACGEVELVHAGNEFNQQQWRHAKPYIQMAEDLTNEAESLARNCTPEPQNMTLTANLLFDFDRDTMSRVRGESKAVLTKALQRAKDENLRITSIRLIGHADRLQGPTRQYNQALSERRAKAVRDYLITQGIPADIISYEWRGDTEQVQACDGLGGDKLRECLLPNRRVEVSILVEKSAP